The proteins below are encoded in one region of Scomber japonicus isolate fScoJap1 chromosome 2, fScoJap1.pri, whole genome shotgun sequence:
- the adra2c gene encoding alpha-2C adrenergic receptor, translating to MDFLNISGLAEGMEAANISFNSTSQSQYSQLAIWAVAGLVSFLILFTIVGNVLVVIAVLTSRALKPPQNLFLVSLASADILVATLVMPFSLANELMGYWFFGKIWCDIYLALDVLFCTSSIVHLCAISLDRYWSVTQAVEYNLKRTPKRVKGMIVVVWLISAVISFPPLISMDRSSSETNPQCILNDETWYILYSSIGSFFAPCVIMILVYIRIYQVAKTRTRTMSGKKRDVDSPLENGMDQVEPGKGGSLKSSRGGSMKDQERENGHCKEHPVGSPLPNEPKHPHTDHDDDYDDSSSSDEKPKKSSTSNRHHHDDRKDRKSSRKSSSSSKYSSRKSRASSKSMELFSSRRKRRSTVSRKKVSAAREKRFTFVLAVVMGVFVLCWFPFFFSYSLYGICREPCEIPETLFKFFFWIGYCNSSLNPVIYTIFNQDFRRSFKKILCKSWKRSF from the coding sequence ATGGATTTCTTAAATATCTCCGGCTTGGCTGAAGGGATGGAGGCAGCAAATATTTCCTTTAATTCAACCTCTCAGAGCCAGTACAGCCAGCTCGCTATCTGGGCTGTGGCTGGACTTGTCAGCTTTCTGATTTTGTTTACAATAGTCGGGAACGTCTTGGTTGTTATCGCCGTTTTAACGAGCAGAGCTCTGAAACCACCCCAGAAtctttttcttgtctctctGGCCAGTGCGGACATACTGGTGGCCACCCTGGTCATGCCTTTTTCTCTGGCAAATGAACTTATGGGCTACTGGTTTTTTGGAAAAATCTGGTGTGACATCTACCTGGCTCTGGACGTTTTATTCTGCACCTCTTCTATTGTTCACCTGTGTGCTATTAGTTTGGACAGGTACTGGTCAGTGACACAGGCGGTCGAGTATAACTTAAAGAGAACACCCAAAAGAGTTAAAGGGATGATTGTAGTGGTGTGGTTAATCTCAGCCGTCATCTCCTTCCCACCACTGATATCAATGGACAGGAGCAGCAGTGAGACCAACCCCCAGTGTATTCTGAATGATGAGACCTGGTATATTCTTTACTCCAGCATTGGTTCATTTTTTGCCCCCTGTGTCATCATGATTCTGGTTTATATTCGGATCTACCAAGTGGCAAAGACCAGGACCAGAACAATGTCAGGGAAGAAGAGGGATGTGGACTCGCCATTGGAGAATGGGATGGACCAAGTCGAACCAGGCAAAGGTGGGTCGTTAAAGTCTAGCAGGGGCGGAAGCATGAAAGATCAGGAACGTGAGAACGGGCACTGCAAAGAGCATCCGGTTGGGTCCCCCTTACCAAACGAGCCCAAACATCCGCACACAGACCACGATGACGATTACGACGATAGCAGTTCGTCAGATGAGAAACCCAAAAAGAGTTCCACTAGCAACAGACACCACCACGATgacaggaaagacaggaagtCCAGCCGGAAAAGCAGCTCCTCCTCTAAATACTCCAGCAGGAAGTCGCGTGCCAGCTCCAAATCCATGGAGCTGTTCTCGTCTCGCCGCAAACGCCGGAGCACCGTCAGTCGGAAGAAGGTCTCCGCTGCTCGCGAGAAACGCTTCACATTCGTCCTCGCCGTGGTCATGGGTGTATTTGTCTTGTGCTGGTTCCCGTTTTTCTTCTCCTACAGCTTGTACGGAATCTGTCGGGAGCCGTGCGAGATCCCCGAGACTCTGTTCAAGTTCTTTTTCTGGATTGGCTACTGTAACAGCTCGTTAAACCCGGTCATCTACACGATCTTCAACCAGGACTTCCGTAGATCCTTCAAGAAGATCCTCTGTAAGTCATGGAAACGCTCTTTCTGA